In the Candidatus Nanopelagicales bacterium genome, one interval contains:
- the aspS gene encoding aspartate--tRNA ligase, whose product MRTHGSGTLSQAHLGQEVTLAGWVARRRDHGGLAFLDLRDASGVVQVVVHDTRIAHRLRNEFCLRVRGPVSLRPEGKENPDLPTGTIEVVATTVDILSEAEPLPFPIDEHVEVGEEARLRWRYLDLRRPGPAGALKLRSEANRIARGVLHSQGFVEVETPTLTRSTPEGARDFLVPARLQAGHWYALPQSPQLFKQLLMVAGFERYYQIARCYRDEDFRADRQPEFTQLDIEMSFVDSEDVIAVGESVARALWAQITGFEIPPIPRMPYAEAMSRFGTDKPDLRFGLELVDMTDYFAGTGFRVFQNEYVGAIVMPGGASQPRRQFDAWQEWAKQHGARGLAYVTVAEDGSLGGPVAKNLSESERAGLAEATGALPNDCVFFAAGRAAEARQLLGAARDELGRRLGLIDADAWAFVWVIDAPMFEQVSDGQGGMVWTSVHHPFTSPADEWVDRLEEATGDALALAYDLVCNGNEIGGGSIRIHRRDLQQRVFALLGIDEHDAHEKFGFLLEAFKYGAPPHGGIAFGWDRIVMLLAGATNLRDVIAFPKTGAGADPLTGAPSPITAEQRAETGIDAVPDDAPDAATANRPGRAVLPDRKRN is encoded by the coding sequence ATGAGGACCCACGGATCAGGCACCCTGAGTCAGGCCCATCTGGGTCAGGAAGTCACTCTCGCGGGCTGGGTCGCGCGTCGGCGCGATCACGGCGGCTTGGCGTTCCTGGATCTAAGGGATGCGTCCGGAGTGGTTCAGGTCGTCGTGCATGACACTCGGATCGCGCACCGGCTGCGAAATGAGTTCTGCCTGCGCGTGCGGGGCCCGGTTTCGCTGCGCCCCGAAGGCAAGGAAAACCCGGATCTGCCCACCGGAACCATTGAGGTAGTTGCGACAACCGTCGACATACTCAGCGAGGCCGAGCCCTTGCCCTTCCCGATCGACGAGCATGTCGAGGTGGGGGAGGAGGCCAGACTCCGCTGGCGGTATCTGGACCTGCGTCGGCCGGGCCCGGCTGGCGCGTTGAAGCTGCGAAGTGAGGCCAATCGCATCGCCCGCGGCGTTCTGCACTCTCAGGGTTTCGTTGAGGTTGAGACTCCGACCCTGACTCGGTCGACGCCGGAGGGGGCCCGCGACTTCCTCGTTCCGGCCAGGCTCCAGGCCGGACATTGGTACGCGCTGCCGCAGTCGCCGCAACTGTTCAAGCAGCTGCTCATGGTCGCCGGCTTCGAGCGTTACTACCAGATAGCGCGTTGCTACCGCGATGAGGACTTCCGCGCGGACCGCCAGCCTGAGTTCACTCAGCTGGACATTGAGATGTCGTTCGTTGACTCCGAGGACGTGATCGCGGTCGGGGAGTCCGTCGCGAGGGCACTGTGGGCTCAGATCACTGGATTCGAGATCCCGCCGATCCCGCGCATGCCATACGCCGAGGCCATGTCACGCTTCGGCACCGACAAACCAGACTTGAGGTTCGGCCTGGAGCTGGTCGACATGACCGACTACTTCGCCGGCACTGGGTTCAGGGTCTTCCAAAACGAGTACGTCGGAGCCATCGTGATGCCTGGCGGCGCGAGTCAGCCCCGCCGACAGTTCGACGCCTGGCAGGAGTGGGCCAAGCAACACGGTGCCCGTGGTCTGGCTTACGTGACCGTCGCGGAGGACGGGTCCTTGGGCGGTCCTGTGGCCAAGAACCTCTCCGAATCCGAGCGAGCCGGACTCGCCGAGGCGACGGGGGCACTGCCCAATGATTGCGTGTTCTTCGCGGCCGGACGCGCCGCGGAGGCCAGGCAGCTGCTCGGTGCCGCGCGAGACGAGCTAGGTCGGCGACTCGGGCTCATCGATGCGGACGCGTGGGCGTTCGTGTGGGTCATTGACGCGCCGATGTTCGAGCAGGTCTCAGACGGGCAAGGGGGCATGGTCTGGACATCCGTGCATCATCCCTTCACATCGCCCGCCGATGAGTGGGTCGACAGGCTTGAGGAAGCCACCGGAGACGCGCTGGCTTTGGCGTATGACCTGGTGTGCAACGGCAACGAGATCGGGGGAGGCTCGATCCGTATCCATCGCAGGGACCTGCAGCAGCGAGTGTTCGCCCTGCTCGGCATCGATGAGCATGACGCTCACGAGAAGTTCGGCTTCCTGTTGGAGGCTTTCAAGTACGGAGCGCCGCCGCATGGAGGCATCGCCTTCGGGTGGGACCGGATCGTGATGCTGCTGGCCGGAGCCACGAACTTGCGTGACGTCATCGCGTTCCCGAAGACCGGAGCCGGAGCCGATCCCTTGACTGGTGCCCCGAGTCCGATCACAGCCGAGCAGCGCGCCGAGACCGGCATTGACGCTGTCCCCGACGACGCCCCCGACGCGGCGACCGCTAATCGCCCCGGGCGTGCGGTTCTACCCGATCGGAAACGCAACTGA
- a CDS encoding MBL fold metallo-hydrolase has product MTGFPAGPWGANCFVLANGEDSECILIDPGMDCEAGIGEILGKHHLRPSAVLLTHGHLDHTWSVAPVADGYGIPAYIHPSDREQLTNPLAGISPETQMMMSNLSPDSLPHVEPDDVRELSDGLELDLAGIKLTVDEVPGHTPGSVVFRYFGDGTIPPLMFSGDFLFAGSIGRTDLPGGDHQAMLRSLASVVLSQRDEMVVLPGHGPQTTIGQERATNPFLAGMTAEPAGPTL; this is encoded by the coding sequence GTGACCGGATTTCCAGCCGGGCCGTGGGGGGCGAACTGTTTCGTCCTGGCCAACGGCGAGGATTCCGAATGCATCCTGATCGACCCCGGGATGGACTGCGAGGCCGGTATCGGGGAGATCCTCGGCAAACACCACCTGCGCCCATCAGCCGTACTCCTGACTCACGGCCACCTCGACCACACGTGGTCAGTGGCTCCTGTGGCGGACGGTTACGGTATCCCGGCCTACATCCATCCAAGCGACCGGGAACAACTCACCAACCCGTTAGCCGGCATCTCACCCGAAACGCAGATGATGATGTCGAACCTGAGCCCCGACTCGCTTCCACACGTGGAGCCTGACGATGTTCGTGAACTTTCCGACGGGCTGGAGCTGGATCTGGCGGGGATCAAACTGACCGTCGACGAAGTTCCAGGACACACACCCGGCTCAGTGGTGTTCCGGTACTTCGGCGATGGCACGATCCCGCCGCTGATGTTCTCCGGCGACTTCCTGTTCGCCGGATCGATCGGCCGCACTGACCTGCCCGGTGGCGATCACCAGGCCATGTTGCGATCGCTGGCCAGCGTTGTGCTGTCGCAGAGGGACGAGATGGTTGTGCTTCCAGGTCACGGGCCACAGACGACCATTGGCCAGGAGCGCGCCACGAATCCGTTCCTGGCGGGTATGACCGCTGAACCCGCTGGGCCGACGCTGTGA
- the hisS gene encoding histidine--tRNA ligase: MSEKFAAPRGVPDYYPPGSAEFRYVRGCLARPAELAGYEYMEMPVFEDKGLFTRGVGESTDVVSKEMYTFQDRGGRSMALRPEGTASVTRAVIEHSLFRGPLPVKLWYAGPFFRAERPQQGRYRQLQQVGIEAIGLDDPAVDAEVIALADHGFRLLGLRRYRLLMTSLGCGECRPAYRVRLAAFLEGLDLDDETRQRARVNPLRVLDDKRQAVKAQLGGVPVMVDHLCGECAAHYDEVRALLRLMGVQWQEAPMMARGLDYYTRTTFEFEHADLGAQSGICGGGRYDGLMASLGGPELSGVGYGVGTDRTLLACREEGVSLGESARVDVFCVPMGEQARRALVELTARLREGGIRTDFAYGRRGLKGAMKSAVRGGARFAVIMGDAEVAGRTAQVKELATAEQTQVPLAGVVEYLTDRLAALVEPAAVMDKERAQ, from the coding sequence GTGAGCGAGAAGTTCGCCGCCCCCAGGGGCGTGCCCGACTACTATCCGCCCGGATCCGCCGAATTCAGGTACGTGCGGGGATGCTTGGCACGGCCTGCCGAGCTGGCCGGGTACGAGTACATGGAAATGCCCGTGTTCGAGGACAAGGGACTGTTCACCCGCGGCGTGGGCGAATCCACGGACGTAGTCAGCAAGGAGATGTACACGTTCCAGGACCGTGGAGGGCGGTCGATGGCGTTACGGCCTGAGGGCACAGCCAGTGTCACGCGGGCAGTGATTGAGCACAGCTTGTTCCGCGGCCCCTTGCCCGTGAAGCTGTGGTACGCGGGCCCGTTCTTCCGCGCCGAGCGACCGCAGCAGGGTCGCTACCGCCAGCTCCAGCAGGTCGGAATCGAAGCGATAGGCCTGGACGACCCAGCGGTTGACGCCGAAGTGATTGCCCTGGCGGACCATGGGTTCCGCCTCTTGGGCTTGCGGCGCTACCGGCTGCTGATGACGTCCCTGGGCTGCGGGGAGTGCCGACCCGCCTACAGGGTGCGCCTCGCGGCCTTCCTGGAGGGGTTGGACCTGGACGACGAAACCCGGCAGCGGGCCAGAGTGAACCCGCTGCGAGTGCTCGACGACAAGCGCCAAGCGGTCAAGGCTCAGCTTGGCGGCGTGCCCGTGATGGTCGATCACCTTTGCGGTGAGTGCGCGGCGCACTACGACGAGGTCCGGGCGCTGCTTCGGCTCATGGGTGTCCAGTGGCAGGAAGCGCCAATGATGGCGCGTGGGCTGGACTACTACACGCGAACGACGTTTGAGTTTGAGCACGCGGACCTGGGTGCCCAGTCCGGGATTTGTGGCGGAGGACGCTACGACGGACTGATGGCCTCGCTCGGCGGTCCGGAGCTGTCCGGGGTCGGGTATGGGGTGGGAACCGATCGGACCTTGCTCGCTTGCCGCGAGGAGGGCGTTTCCCTGGGGGAGTCGGCGAGGGTCGACGTGTTCTGCGTCCCGATGGGCGAGCAGGCGCGCCGCGCACTCGTGGAACTGACGGCGAGACTGCGCGAGGGCGGGATCAGGACCGACTTCGCCTACGGCAGGCGCGGCCTGAAGGGGGCCATGAAGTCGGCGGTTCGCGGCGGAGCCCGGTTCGCGGTGATAATGGGCGACGCCGAGGTCGCGGGCCGCACCGCGCAAGTCAAGGAGCTGGCGACCGCGGAGCAGACGCAAGTCCCGCTGGCCGGGGTTGTTGAGTATCTGACCGACAGGTTAGCCGCACTGGTCGAACCGGCGGCCGTCATGGACAAGGAGCGGGCCCAGTGA